The following are from one region of the Ochotona princeps isolate mOchPri1 chromosome 15, mOchPri1.hap1, whole genome shotgun sequence genome:
- the TRIOBP gene encoding TRIO and F-actin-binding protein isoform X1 — MGGWKGLGQRQGSPGLDERLLGAERGSGGCGTAAPRSPAREPTPPSGLQLPPSRGAAMTPDLLNFKKGWMSILDEPGEWKKHWFVLTDSSLKYYRDSTAEEADELDGEIDLRSCTDVTEYMVQRNYGFQIHTKDAVYTLSAMTSGIRRNWIEALRKTVRPASAPDVTKLSDCNKENTLHSYGTSKGSLKAGEQRAAPELISRGGPRKVDGQRQALDYVELSPLSQGSPQRARTPAKAPDRPAKQEELERDLAQRSEERRKWFEATDIRAPETPTSEGPRRGLGAPLTEDQQSRLSEEIEKKWQELEKLPLRDSKRVPLTALLNQSRGERRAAPRDSHEALEKEVQSLRAQLEAWRTRGEAPQHSPRSQEDIPIPPGYISQEACERSLAQMESSHQQVMEELQRHHERELQRLQQEKEWLLAEETAATAAAIEAMKKAYQEELSRELSKTRCLQQGPDGLRKQHQSDVEALKRELQVLSEQYSQKCLEIGALTRQAEEREHTLRRCQQEGQELLRHNQELHARLSEEIDRLRGFMASQGTGGSGHSERSSCELEVLLRVKEKELQCLKKQVQCLRDELQTLQQDKRFTSGKYQDVYVELNHIKTRSEQEIGQLKEHLRLAMAALQEKEAVRGSLAE; from the exons atgggCGGATGGAAGGGGCTGGGGCAGCGTCAGGGAAGCCCAGGGCTAGACGAGCGGCTGTTGGGAGCCGAGAGGGGCAGCGGCGGCTGCGGGACGGCCGCGCCTCGGAGCCCAGCCCGAGAGCCCACTCCACCTTCCGGCCTGCAGCTCCCGCCGTCCCGGGGCGCCGCCATGACG CCTGACCTGCTCAACTTCAAGAAAGGATGGATGTCGATCTTGGACGAACCGGGAGAG TGGaagaagcattggtttgtgctaACAGATTCAAGCCTCAAGTATTACAGAGACTCCACGGCTGAGGAG GCAGATGAGCTGGATGGCGAGATTGACCTGCGCTCCTGCACAGATGTCACCGAGTACATGGTGCAGCGCAACTATGGCTTCCAGATCCAC ACCAAGGATGCTGTCTATACTTTGTCGGCCATGACCTCCGGCATCCGGCGGAACTGGATTGAGGCTCTGAGGAAGACTGTGCGTCCAGCGTCAGCCCCCGATGTCACCAA GCTCTCGGACTGCAATAAGGAGAACACGCTACACAGCTACGGCACTTCAAAGGGCTCATTGAAGGCAGGGGAGCAACGGGCGGCCCCTGAGCTCATCAGCCGGGGCGGCCCCCGCAAGGTAGATGGGCAGCGGCAGGCCCTGGACTACGTGGAGCTGTCCCCCCTGAGCCAAGGCTCCCCACAGAGGGCCCGCACCCCGGCCAAGGCTCCTGACCGGCCAGCCAAGCAGGAAGAACTGGAACGGGACCTGGCCCAGCGTTCCGAGGAGCGGCGCAAGTGGTTTGAGGCCACAGACATCCGGGCCCCAGAAACGCCCACCAGCGAGGGGCCCCGCAGGGGCCTGGGCGCCCCCTTAACCGAGGACCAGCAGAGCCGCCTGAGCGAGGAGATCGAGAAGAAGTGGCAAGAACTGGAGAAGCTGCCTCTGAGGGACAGTAAGCGAGTGCCGCTCACAGCCCTGCTCAACCAGAGCCGCGGGGAGCGCCGGGCGGCTCCCAGAGACAGCCACGAGGCACTGGAGAAGGAG GTCCAGTCCCTCCGTGCCCAGCTGGAGGCCTGGCGGACCCGAGGGGAGGCGCCCCAGCACTCACCCAGATCACAGGAAGACATCCCCATTCCCCCAGGCTACATCTCCCAG GAGGCGTGTGAGCGCAGCCTAGCGCAGATGGAGTCCTCACACCAGCAGGTGATGGAGGAGCTGCAGCGGCACCACGAGCGGGAGCTGCAGCGCCTGCAGCAGGAGAAGGAGTGGCTCCTGGCCGAGGAGACGGCGGCTACGGCCGCGG ccattgaagccatgaAGAAGGCCTACCAGGAAGAGCTGAGCCGCGAGCTAAGCAAGACGCGCTGTCTCCAGCAGGGACCCGATGGGCTCCGCAAGCAGCACCA GTCAGACGTGGAGGCGCTGAAACGGGAGCTGCAGGTGCTGTCGGAGCAGTACTCACAGAAGTGCCTCGAGATTGGGGCGCTCACACGGCAGGCTGAAGAGCGGGAACACACGTTGCGGCGCTGCCAACAGGAGGGCCAGGAACTACTGCGCCACAACCAG gaACTGCATGCCCGCCTGTCGGAGGAGATTGACCGACTGCGGGGCTTCATGGCCTCACAGGGTACAGGCGGCTCAGGGCACAGCGAGCGGAGTTCCTGCGAGCTGGAG GTGCTGCTGCGGGTGAAGGAAAAGGAGCTGCAGTGCCTGAAGAAGCAGGTCCAGTGCCTCCGGGACGAGCTGCAAACGCTGCAGCAG gACAAGCGCTTCACCTCAGGAAAGTACCAGGATGTATACGTGGAGCTGAATCACATCAAGACACGCTCAGAACAGGAGATTGGGCAGCTGAAGGAGCACCTGCGCTTGGCCATGGCTGCCCTGCAGGAGAAGGAGGCGGTGCGCGGCAGCCTGGCTGAGTAG
- the TRIOBP gene encoding TRIO and F-actin-binding protein isoform X2, whose amino-acid sequence MGGWKGLGQRQGSPGLDERLLGAERGSGGCGTAAPRSPAREPTPPSGLQLPPSRGAAMTPDLLNFKKGWMSILDEPGEWKKHWFVLTDSSLKYYRDSTAEEADELDGEIDLRSCTDVTEYMVQRNYGFQIHTKDAVYTLSAMTSGIRRNWIEALRKTVRPASAPDVTKLSDCNKENTLHSYGTSKGSLKAGEQRAAPELISRGGPRKVDGQRQALDYVELSPLSQGSPQRARTPAKAPDRPAKQEELERDLAQRSEERRKWFEATDIRAPETPTSEGPRRGLGAPLTEDQQSRLSEEIEKKWQELEKLPLRDSKRVPLTALLNQSRGERRAAPRDSHEALEKEVQSLRAQLEAWRTRGEAPQHSPRSQEDIPIPPGYISQLVGVVTVPILQTRPLSPERLCDLPEVTRPAGVRGGI is encoded by the exons atgggCGGATGGAAGGGGCTGGGGCAGCGTCAGGGAAGCCCAGGGCTAGACGAGCGGCTGTTGGGAGCCGAGAGGGGCAGCGGCGGCTGCGGGACGGCCGCGCCTCGGAGCCCAGCCCGAGAGCCCACTCCACCTTCCGGCCTGCAGCTCCCGCCGTCCCGGGGCGCCGCCATGACG CCTGACCTGCTCAACTTCAAGAAAGGATGGATGTCGATCTTGGACGAACCGGGAGAG TGGaagaagcattggtttgtgctaACAGATTCAAGCCTCAAGTATTACAGAGACTCCACGGCTGAGGAG GCAGATGAGCTGGATGGCGAGATTGACCTGCGCTCCTGCACAGATGTCACCGAGTACATGGTGCAGCGCAACTATGGCTTCCAGATCCAC ACCAAGGATGCTGTCTATACTTTGTCGGCCATGACCTCCGGCATCCGGCGGAACTGGATTGAGGCTCTGAGGAAGACTGTGCGTCCAGCGTCAGCCCCCGATGTCACCAA GCTCTCGGACTGCAATAAGGAGAACACGCTACACAGCTACGGCACTTCAAAGGGCTCATTGAAGGCAGGGGAGCAACGGGCGGCCCCTGAGCTCATCAGCCGGGGCGGCCCCCGCAAGGTAGATGGGCAGCGGCAGGCCCTGGACTACGTGGAGCTGTCCCCCCTGAGCCAAGGCTCCCCACAGAGGGCCCGCACCCCGGCCAAGGCTCCTGACCGGCCAGCCAAGCAGGAAGAACTGGAACGGGACCTGGCCCAGCGTTCCGAGGAGCGGCGCAAGTGGTTTGAGGCCACAGACATCCGGGCCCCAGAAACGCCCACCAGCGAGGGGCCCCGCAGGGGCCTGGGCGCCCCCTTAACCGAGGACCAGCAGAGCCGCCTGAGCGAGGAGATCGAGAAGAAGTGGCAAGAACTGGAGAAGCTGCCTCTGAGGGACAGTAAGCGAGTGCCGCTCACAGCCCTGCTCAACCAGAGCCGCGGGGAGCGCCGGGCGGCTCCCAGAGACAGCCACGAGGCACTGGAGAAGGAG GTCCAGTCCCTCCGTGCCCAGCTGGAGGCCTGGCGGACCCGAGGGGAGGCGCCCCAGCACTCACCCAGATCACAGGAAGACATCCCCATTCCCCCAGGCTACATCTCCCAG CTGGTGGGCGTGGTCACTGTGCCCATCTTACAGACCAGACCACTGAGCCCTGAGAGGTTATGTGACTTGCCCGAGGTCACCCGGCCCGCAGGTGTCAGAGGTGGGATCTGA